The following are encoded together in the Wolbachia endosymbiont (group E) of Neria commutata genome:
- a CDS encoding IS110 family transposase, translating into MNLSNIIAGIDVSKNKLDIHIHPLGHHKVFENNVQAIDQILDFLRLHNVIKVGLEATGGYEKLCTYTLLSNGFEVYVIQPRWVRDYAKSLGIATKTDKIDCSVISRYINNTDIRVTPLKVSSIDCLKQKLSRRNQLVEMAKIQKTQAHQVTDISIIKQMEELLVVLQNQIQSLEDEMIELVDQSQELKKNTYQ; encoded by the coding sequence ATGAATTTATCAAATATCATTGCTGGCATTGATGTCAGTAAAAATAAACTAGATATCCACATTCATCCACTTGGTCATCATAAAGTATTTGAAAATAACGTGCAAGCTATTGATCAAATACTCGACTTTTTGCGCTTACATAATGTAATCAAAGTTGGATTAGAAGCTACAGGCGGATACGAAAAACTATGCACCTACACTTTACTAAGCAATGGCTTTGAAGTATATGTCATTCAACCAAGATGGGTTAGAGATTATGCTAAAAGCCTTGGTATTGCTACTAAAACTGATAAAATAGACTGTAGTGTTATCTCACGTTATATTAATAATACAGATATACGTGTTACCCCTTTAAAAGTTAGTAGCATTGACTGCTTGAAACAAAAGCTATCCCGTAGGAATCAACTAGTAGAAATGGCAAAGATACAAAAAACTCAAGCTCATCAGGTAACTGATATATCCATAATCAAACAAATGGAAGAGCTACTCGTTGTTTTGCAAAATCAAATCCAATCCTTAGAAGATGAGATGATAGAATTGGTTGATCAAAGTCAAGAGCTTAAAAAAAATACATATCAATAA
- a CDS encoding transposase has translation MICYLPELGTIRHKEISSLSGTAPFNRDSGFSKGKRCIQGGRSQVRKVLHMCILSAREWNSYIKTIFDRLYVQYKKPYKVASTAAMRKLLILANSLEGT, from the coding sequence ATGATTTGTTATCTACCAGAACTAGGGACTATCAGACATAAAGAAATATCTAGCCTTTCCGGAACAGCACCCTTTAATCGAGACAGTGGTTTTAGTAAAGGAAAAAGGTGTATTCAGGGTGGTAGATCACAAGTTAGGAAAGTTTTACATATGTGCATTCTTAGCGCTAGGGAATGGAATTCTTATATAAAAACTATCTTTGATAGGCTATATGTTCAATACAAAAAACCATATAAAGTTGCTTCTACTGCTGCCATGAGAAAATTACTTATTCTTGCTAACTCTTTAGAAGGAACATAG
- a CDS encoding recombinase zinc beta ribbon domain-containing protein, translating to MFGTAAVRAIITNLTYIGKVKHKDKCYQGIHEAIIEEEVWNKAQTLIEKRPNYKEKYEEGILKGIIRCQMCNASMVPTYTKKPNKLYRYYVCDNHVERKLCPLRNRTISAGEVERIVIEKTRYVNSIRGSGALEEIWENLFPMKQKEIIRKLVRMVWVREGGIELFIGVKELEEVREEYPTDIETKTKQGDRRQFEEVNGEISLFVPCKLRREAGKCTILEPENEQYTKKDNILLKALANAHLWQRQLNRGKYANIRELRKEKKQDPHKILKLNLLAPEIKRDILNGKQPRHLKLADFKKEKIPILWSEQLKKFYGQ from the coding sequence TTGTTTGGAACAGCAGCAGTACGGGCAATAATAACAAATTTAACATACATAGGAAAGGTAAAACATAAAGATAAGTGCTACCAGGGAATACACGAAGCAATAATAGAAGAAGAAGTGTGGAATAAAGCACAAACTTTAATAGAGAAACGTCCGAATTACAAAGAAAAATATGAGGAAGGAATACTAAAGGGAATAATACGTTGTCAGATGTGTAATGCAAGTATGGTTCCAACATATACCAAGAAACCGAATAAACTCTATAGGTATTACGTATGCGATAATCATGTAGAAAGAAAGCTCTGTCCATTAAGGAACAGAACGATATCAGCAGGGGAAGTGGAAAGGATTGTGATAGAGAAAACGAGGTATGTTAACTCTATTAGAGGTTCAGGGGCATTAGAAGAAATATGGGAAAACTTGTTTCCAATGAAGCAAAAGGAAATAATCAGAAAGTTAGTCAGGATGGTATGGGTGAGAGAAGGTGGAATAGAGTTATTTATTGGAGTAAAGGAGTTAGAAGAGGTGAGAGAGGAGTACCCAACTGATATTGAAACTAAGACGAAACAGGGAGACCGTAGACAATTTGAGGAAGTAAATGGAGAAATATCGCTGTTTGTGCCATGTAAGCTAAGAAGAGAAGCAGGTAAGTGCACGATATTAGAACCAGAAAATGAGCAGTACACAAAGAAAGATAATATTTTACTAAAAGCGCTAGCAAATGCCCATCTATGGCAACGACAGCTCAATAGAGGAAAATATGCGAACATAAGGGAACTTAGGAAAGAAAAGAAGCAGGACCCACATAAAATCTTGAAGCTTAATCTTCTTGCTCCAGAAATAAAGAGGGACATATTAAATGGAAAACAACCAAGGCATTTGAAGTTGGCGGATTTTAAAAAGGAAAAAATACCAATTTTATGGAGTGAACAATTGAAAAAGTTTTATGGCCAATAA
- a CDS encoding recombinase family protein, with product MDKEIRCAIYTRKSKKSDPEQILNSLEAQRMVCEEYIKKQQGFIILPKEYDDNGKSGENLKRSAISELLCDIKKGEVDCVVVYKFDRLSRDTDDGEDIGKLLRKHRIRLIAVTQPFDLDTSMGRFMRTILAGQAQWERAVIIERVLDKIAMSKQQGLWMGGTVPLGYDAKDKKLVINEEEAEVVKHIFKRFIELKSMTLLTKELNNQEYRTKIRLCNQEYKEEDCLEQQQYGQ from the coding sequence ATGGATAAAGAAATAAGATGTGCAATATATACAAGAAAATCTAAAAAAAGTGATCCTGAACAAATCTTGAACAGTTTAGAGGCGCAAAGGATGGTATGTGAAGAATATATCAAAAAGCAACAAGGATTTATAATATTACCAAAGGAGTACGATGATAATGGTAAGTCAGGAGAAAATCTAAAAAGATCAGCGATTAGTGAACTACTTTGTGACATCAAGAAAGGAGAAGTAGACTGTGTGGTAGTATACAAGTTTGATAGGTTATCACGAGATACAGATGACGGAGAAGATATTGGCAAGTTGTTAAGGAAACATAGAATTAGGTTGATAGCAGTAACCCAGCCATTTGACCTGGATACATCGATGGGAAGATTTATGCGAACGATTCTTGCAGGTCAAGCTCAGTGGGAAAGGGCAGTGATAATTGAACGAGTACTAGATAAAATAGCAATGTCCAAACAACAAGGGCTATGGATGGGAGGAACTGTACCACTTGGATATGATGCAAAAGATAAGAAGCTGGTAATCAACGAAGAGGAAGCAGAGGTAGTAAAGCATATTTTTAAAAGATTTATTGAGCTGAAATCAATGACTCTACTAACTAAAGAGTTAAATAACCAGGAATATAGAACAAAAATACGCCTATGTAATCAGGAATACAAGGAGGAAGATTGTTTGGAACAGCAGCAGTACGGGCAATAA
- a CDS encoding group II intron maturase-specific domain-containing protein: MEEVISMINPLIRGWGNFYRHCHNAKRVFTALDHYVWDRLWRWLKKKNPYTSQRVLYKRYWRKIENRSRYRWMNVTLMADIKVERHDLVKLRYPDYASETLESPVHNERCTPGLGIEEEKTNMSNHRTASLPHIHLKSSRKDLARV, from the coding sequence ATGGAAGAGGTCATTAGCATGATTAATCCACTTATACGGGGTTGGGGAAACTTTTATCGCCATTGTCATAACGCTAAACGTGTTTTTACAGCTCTTGATCACTATGTGTGGGATAGGCTGTGGCGATGGTTGAAGAAGAAAAATCCTTACACCTCACAGAGAGTTCTTTATAAACGCTACTGGCGGAAAATAGAGAACAGATCGAGGTATCGGTGGATGAATGTCACGCTGATGGCGGATATTAAAGTAGAACGTCACGATTTGGTTAAGCTACGCTACCCAGACTACGCGTCTGAAACATTGGAAAGCCCGGTGCATAACGAAAGGTGCACGCCGGGTTTGGGAATAGAGGAAGAGAAAACCAATATGAGTAATCATAGAACGGCGTCTCTTCCTCATATTCACTTGAAAAGCAGTAGGAAAGATCTAGCAAGAGTATGA
- a CDS encoding ankyrin repeat domain-containing protein, with translation MEYNKIIAVNKRKKAAVERGNFVRVIMSKLDKRIQELLANSFHGINEQDESGETVLHLAARFSDYERVKLLIEKGADVNAKNNEGKTPLHSAALSGKVGSVSAMIEAGSNRSPAKQREASC, from the coding sequence ATGGAATATAATAAAATAATAGCAGTAAATAAAAGAAAAAAAGCTGCTGTTGAAAGAGGCAATTTTGTGAGGGTAATCATGAGTAAATTAGACAAAAGAATTCAAGAATTATTAGCAAACTCATTTCATGGAATTAATGAACAAGATGAGAGTGGCGAAACTGTACTACATTTAGCAGCAAGATTTTCTGATTATGAAAGAGTAAAACTGCTAATAGAAAAAGGAGCAGATGTTAACGCGAAGAATAATGAAGGAAAAACACCATTACATTCTGCTGCACTCAGTGGGAAAGTAGGAAGTGTGAGTGCAATGATAGAGGCGGGTAGCAATAGATCCCCTGCGAAACAACGTGAAGCAAGTTGCTGA
- a CDS encoding HU family DNA-binding protein: MSKICGKTYIVDEVAKKLSIKKATVDEIYDAILDVAKCALSDGYRLNLQKIGTLHTVDRKERKSRNPQTGELMTIPQHKGIKFSISEALKESINET, from the coding sequence ATGAGTAAAATTTGTGGTAAAACTTACATTGTTGATGAAGTTGCAAAAAAATTATCTATCAAGAAAGCTACTGTAGATGAAATATACGATGCTATCCTTGATGTTGCGAAATGCGCTTTATCTGACGGATATAGGCTTAATCTGCAAAAAATTGGCACTTTACATACTGTAGATCGCAAAGAAAGAAAATCACGTAATCCACAGACCGGTGAGCTTATGACTATACCACAACATAAAGGAATCAAATTCAGCATAAGTGAAGCACTAAAAGAATCTATCAACGAAACATAA